The following coding sequences lie in one Vitis vinifera cultivar Pinot Noir 40024 chromosome 19, ASM3070453v1 genomic window:
- the LOC104877723 gene encoding protein GRAVITROPIC IN THE LIGHT 1-like, producing the protein MPKAKYREREQRAERVMEMEMKLLMSEVFETVSALKRAVKAREVEVKNLKEKLKSTTSLTNSVKKGRFQLKKKVSCNQGQVAALPTPDLFEGTMGVVKEASKSFMTWLLLLMRSAHWDIAAIVRSIKTATIVTNTTMDTTISVVGSHHVKYALESYVCQKIFQGFDHETFYMDGNLSSSFRCSNQIWP; encoded by the coding sequence ATGCCAAAAGCGAAATATAGAGAACGGGAACAAAGAGCAGAGAGGgtgatggagatggagatgaAATTGCTGATGAGTGAGGTGTTCGAGACGGTGTCAGCGCTGAAGAGGGCAGTGAAGGCCAGAGAAGTGGAGGTTAAGAACTTGAAGGAGAAGCTCAAGAGCACCACAAGCCTCACCAACAGTGTCAAGAAAGGAAGGTTTCAGTTAAAGAAGAAAGTTAGCTGTAATCAAGGTCAAGTTGCAGCATTGCCGACACCGGACTTATTCGAAGGGACGATGGGTGTAGTAAAGGAGGCGTCAAAGTCCTTCATGACATGGCTGCTCTTGCTCATGCGCTCAGCTCACTGGGACATCGCAGCTATAGTTAGATCCATAAAAACGGCCACGATAGTGACCAACACTACTATGGACACCACCATTTCCGTGGTGGGATCTCACCATGTGAAGTACGCTTTGGAGTCCTACGTGTGTCAAAAAATCTTCCAGGGCTTCGACCACGAAACGTTCTATATGGATGGCAACCTCTCGTCATCGTTCAGGTGTTCCAATCAGATATGGCCGTAG
- the LOC104877722 gene encoding ATP-dependent Clp protease proteolytic subunit-related protein 1, chloroplastic-like — MATFLLSHLSFPISPSTVDAHDVGSIGGAVKSSFLHCTKLFSTPKLGRSTVRRGFRFPSAKVSFDHIPKQFREGNLQYGLMENYKNVPQYFYGLTPSQMDMFMTEDNPISQLSERVTEENISSSHNCLDNGGMWSLSGVNDRGPSKYSMSVSMYHGRQRCFNIII, encoded by the coding sequence ATGGCCACCTTTCTACTCTCACATCTCTCTTTTCCTATCTCACCCTCCACCGTGGATGCTCACGACGTTGGTTCCATCGGTGGTGCCGTCAAATCCTCTTTCCTTCACTGCACAAAGCTCTTCTCTACTCCCAAACTTGGAAGAAGCACAGTTCGGAGAGGGTTCAGATTTCCATCTGCAAAGGTTTCATTTGACCACATACCTAAACAGTTCAGAGAGGGAAATCTCCAATATGGATTGATGGAAAACTATAAAAATGTTCCCCAATATTTTTATGGCCTTACACCTTCACAAATGGACATGTTCATGACAGAAGATAATCCCATTAGCCAGCTGTCAGAAAGAGTTACAGAGGAAAACATCTCATCTTCTCATAATTGTTTGGATAATGGAGGGATGTGGAGTCTATCAGGAGTGAATGACAGGGGTCCTTCAAAATATAGTATGAGTGTAAGCATGTATCATGGAAGGCAGAGATGTTTCAACATTATCATTTGA